From Desulfatiglans anilini DSM 4660, one genomic window encodes:
- a CDS encoding TlyA family RNA methyltransferase, with amino-acid sequence MTERPDRIRLDRLVLERGLAESREKARAMIMAGAVRVDGRAADKAGTLVAPSAAIEVVGRPHPYVGRGGLKLQAALDHFSIQVDGLTLLDVGASTGGFTDCLLQRGAARVLAVDVGYGQLDWRLRQDPRVLVFERTNARYLLPGDLPGPVHGAVIDASFISLKIIVPPVSRLLAPSSFIIALIKPQFEAGKNEVGKGGVVRDPACHRRVVEDLTGFFQATGWTPLEAIPSPILGPKGNREFLVCLKRTETSGPAEGSDTAV; translated from the coding sequence ATGACGGAACGCCCGGACAGGATCAGGCTCGACCGCCTGGTGTTGGAGCGCGGGCTCGCGGAGAGCCGCGAGAAGGCCAGGGCGATGATCATGGCGGGCGCGGTCCGGGTGGATGGACGGGCAGCGGATAAGGCCGGCACCCTCGTGGCGCCGTCCGCCGCGATCGAGGTGGTCGGGCGCCCGCATCCCTACGTCGGCCGTGGCGGGCTCAAGCTCCAGGCCGCCCTCGATCATTTTTCGATTCAGGTCGATGGACTGACCCTCCTCGACGTAGGCGCTTCGACAGGCGGCTTCACCGATTGCCTGCTTCAGCGGGGGGCTGCCCGGGTTTTGGCCGTCGATGTCGGCTATGGGCAGCTTGACTGGAGGCTCCGTCAGGACCCCCGGGTCCTCGTCTTCGAGCGCACCAACGCCCGGTACCTGCTGCCGGGCGACCTTCCCGGCCCCGTTCATGGGGCCGTGATCGATGCTTCTTTTATCTCTCTCAAGATCATTGTTCCCCCGGTGTCGCGGCTCCTGGCCCCCTCGTCTTTCATAATCGCGCTGATTAAACCGCAGTTCGAGGCGGGTAAAAACGAGGTGGGCAAAGGGGGCGTGGTCCGTGACCCGGCATGCCACCGCCGGGTGGTGGAGGACCTGACAGGCTTTTTTCAGGCAACGGGATGGACACCGCTGGAAGCGATCCCGTCTCCCATTCTGGGACCTAAAGGAAACCGCGAGTTCCTGGTCTGCCTGAAGCGCACGGAGACCTCGGGCCCCGCCGAGGGATCCGATACAGCGGTTTGA
- the xseB gene encoding exodeoxyribonuclease VII small subunit produces the protein MPEKTFEKAMERLEEIVKGLEGGALPLDASLKAFEEGMKLVQFCSGKLEEAQKKVALLVKEGEERFRTVPFDREEDGDA, from the coding sequence ATGCCGGAAAAGACATTTGAAAAGGCGATGGAGCGTTTGGAGGAGATCGTCAAGGGCCTCGAGGGGGGTGCGCTTCCGCTCGATGCATCGTTGAAGGCGTTCGAGGAAGGGATGAAACTGGTGCAATTCTGCTCCGGAAAACTGGAGGAGGCGCAGAAAAAAGTGGCCCTGCTCGTCAAGGAGGGTGAAGAGCGTTTTCGCACGGTTCCGTTCGACAGGGAGGAGGACGGTGATGCCTGA
- the xseA gene encoding exodeoxyribonuclease VII large subunit gives MGLTSSGQQGPRVYRVSELTGEIQSLLESRFDFIWLEAEISNFSAPASGHYYMILKDERAQIRGVMFRPQARCLKFVPENGMKILAQGRIGVYAPRGEYQLLLDYLEPLGVGALALAFEQLKRKLAAEGLFDTALKRPLPFLPQRVALVTSPTGAAVRDFLKIIHRRFANLEVVVVPSRVQGVEALPDLQAALEAADRYVRPDVIVIARGGGSLEDLWPFNQEELARAIRRSSVPVVSAVGHETDWTIADMAADVRAPTPSAAAEILVKEKEELARRLGDWRQRLLRSIGYLLDMQEARLKALQRSVAAPARLVEGWWLRLDDLQGRLVRRMKVRLEEDDRRLRSESRSLRFYAPAARIERDRQQLVFARANLVSQTERRLESLRYALDLVQGRLRDLSPMAALQRGYSITFRLPEESVLRDAADIEEGESIRILLGAGSLEARVEKAESDPATRK, from the coding sequence ATGGGTTTGACGTCCAGCGGACAGCAGGGGCCCAGGGTTTACCGGGTCAGTGAACTGACCGGGGAGATCCAGTCCCTGCTCGAAAGCCGTTTCGATTTCATCTGGTTGGAGGCCGAGATATCCAATTTCAGCGCCCCCGCCTCCGGTCATTACTATATGATCCTCAAAGACGAACGGGCGCAGATCCGCGGGGTGATGTTCCGTCCGCAGGCGCGTTGTCTGAAATTCGTCCCCGAAAACGGCATGAAGATCCTGGCGCAGGGACGGATCGGGGTCTACGCCCCGAGGGGAGAGTACCAACTCCTCCTGGATTATCTGGAGCCGTTGGGGGTCGGCGCCCTGGCCCTCGCCTTCGAACAATTGAAGCGCAAGCTTGCCGCCGAGGGCCTTTTCGACACGGCGCTCAAACGGCCCTTGCCTTTTCTGCCGCAGCGCGTTGCACTCGTGACCTCGCCGACCGGCGCCGCGGTGAGGGACTTCCTCAAGATCATCCACCGCCGGTTCGCGAACCTCGAGGTGGTGGTCGTGCCGTCCCGCGTCCAGGGGGTGGAAGCCCTTCCCGATCTCCAGGCCGCGCTCGAAGCGGCGGACCGGTATGTCCGGCCCGATGTGATCGTCATCGCCCGGGGAGGCGGCTCCCTGGAAGACCTCTGGCCCTTCAACCAGGAGGAATTGGCGCGGGCGATCAGGCGCTCGAGCGTCCCGGTCGTTTCGGCGGTCGGCCATGAGACCGACTGGACGATTGCCGATATGGCCGCCGATGTCAGGGCCCCGACCCCCTCAGCGGCGGCGGAGATACTCGTGAAGGAAAAGGAGGAGCTGGCGCGCCGCCTTGGAGACTGGCGGCAGCGGCTTCTCCGGTCGATCGGTTATCTTCTGGATATGCAGGAAGCGAGGCTGAAGGCGCTGCAGCGTTCGGTCGCAGCCCCGGCAAGGCTGGTCGAAGGCTGGTGGCTCCGGTTGGACGACCTGCAGGGGCGCCTGGTGCGGCGGATGAAGGTGAGGCTCGAAGAGGACGACCGCCGGTTGCGATCGGAGAGCCGCTCCCTGCGCTTTTACGCGCCCGCGGCCCGTATCGAGAGGGACCGGCAGCAACTCGTTTTCGCTCGAGCGAACCTCGTCTCCCAAACCGAAAGGCGCCTCGAGTCTTTGCGTTACGCGCTCGATCTCGTGCAGGGGCGCCTCAGGGACCTGAGCCCCATGGCGGCGTTGCAGCGAGGATACAGCATCACCTTCAGGCTGCCGGAGGAGAGCGTTTTGCGGGATGCAGCCGATATCGAGGAAGGCGAAAGCATCAGAATACTGCTTGGGGCGGGGAGCCTGGAGGCCCGGGTGGAAAAGGCCGAGTCAGATCCAGCTACCCGGAAATGA
- a CDS encoding ATP-binding protein: protein METQASCVNIKPVLEYLKNATPIVDIAEFVRGLDPEIDALEDPIEYLTDPNNWISSIVLVKIHQRARTLLKDPEISFKIARFAIENSSLGYLQKVAIKIFFSPKNGLRHIQRINDKFSRTKRIELHDMDRNSAVIRLHWLPELVLSKDICLYNQGLYTYIPTIWVNKPLEIKETCCYFRGAPYCEYHLRWPFAYRLRHYFSRFFTSRAMLKEIITEQEKDKEIIVRKYEEVNQLNLQLSSKVTQLIAIQETGKAILSILEKDPLLTAVINILAKACSICRALIMITDDTGERLHYLHAWGFEGETPDWMKNYTVPVERRGNILTKVAREGLECHLPEVRGEQLKKERFFSRENKPIAIYACPLITDAKVIGVIAIDAPAIRGVAKETRETLKIFAPFMAIAIGNAKLYSRLKSQMEELRNSRTLLNQAEKFAFLGHLAALLAHEIKNPMTAIGTFIQMLPEKAHSSSFIEDFYAVGMEEVARINNLITQLLDLASRKESHFEPADLNPLCEKMVTLFTPQANVKRIRLQLDLDPEPCIFPMDEEKIRQVILNLLSNAVEFTPNNGTITLKTRRLIQPGQPPGFLLEVQDSGAGINPELFGRIFDPYFTTKHRSSIRQGTGLGLFIAQRNVQDHSGTIEVESRPGRGARFVIHLPEHKETPSPETVHSSAFFQKSNSQ, encoded by the coding sequence ATGGAAACACAGGCCAGCTGCGTCAACATCAAACCCGTTCTCGAGTATCTGAAGAATGCCACCCCTATCGTTGATATCGCCGAATTCGTCCGGGGCCTCGATCCTGAAATCGACGCCCTCGAAGACCCGATCGAATACCTGACCGACCCCAACAACTGGATCTCGAGCATTGTCCTCGTAAAGATCCATCAACGCGCGCGCACCCTTCTCAAAGACCCTGAAATCTCTTTCAAGATCGCCCGCTTCGCTATAGAGAACAGCTCCCTCGGCTATCTTCAGAAGGTCGCCATAAAAATCTTTTTTTCACCCAAGAACGGCCTCCGGCATATTCAGCGGATCAACGATAAGTTCAGCCGGACCAAGCGCATCGAACTACACGACATGGACAGGAACAGTGCGGTCATACGGCTCCACTGGCTGCCGGAACTGGTGCTCTCGAAGGATATCTGCCTCTACAACCAGGGGCTGTATACGTATATCCCGACCATCTGGGTGAACAAACCCCTCGAAATCAAGGAAACCTGCTGCTACTTCAGAGGTGCGCCTTATTGCGAGTATCATCTTCGCTGGCCTTTCGCATACCGATTGCGTCACTATTTCTCGAGATTTTTCACCTCGAGGGCTATGCTGAAAGAGATCATCACCGAACAGGAGAAGGACAAGGAAATCATCGTCAGGAAATACGAAGAAGTGAATCAACTGAACCTGCAGCTCAGCAGCAAGGTCACCCAGCTTATCGCCATTCAGGAAACAGGGAAGGCCATCCTGAGCATCCTCGAAAAAGATCCGCTTCTGACGGCCGTGATCAATATCCTCGCCAAGGCTTGCAGCATTTGCCGCGCACTCATCATGATCACCGACGATACCGGTGAAAGATTGCATTATCTTCATGCCTGGGGTTTTGAAGGCGAAACGCCGGATTGGATGAAAAATTACACGGTCCCGGTTGAACGGAGGGGCAACATCCTGACCAAGGTCGCCAGGGAGGGTCTGGAATGCCATCTGCCGGAGGTCCGCGGCGAGCAGCTCAAGAAGGAGCGTTTCTTCTCACGGGAAAACAAGCCGATCGCCATCTATGCCTGCCCGCTCATCACGGATGCAAAGGTGATCGGGGTGATCGCCATCGATGCCCCAGCCATCCGCGGGGTGGCCAAGGAAACCCGGGAAACCCTGAAGATCTTCGCCCCCTTTATGGCGATCGCGATCGGAAACGCCAAGCTTTACTCCCGCCTGAAATCCCAGATGGAAGAACTGCGGAACTCCCGGACCCTTTTGAACCAGGCGGAAAAATTCGCCTTTTTGGGACACTTGGCGGCCCTCCTGGCCCATGAGATCAAAAACCCCATGACGGCTATCGGGACCTTTATCCAGATGCTGCCCGAAAAGGCCCACAGCAGTTCCTTCATAGAAGATTTCTACGCGGTCGGGATGGAGGAAGTAGCCCGCATCAACAATCTGATCACCCAACTGCTCGACCTGGCAAGCAGGAAGGAAAGCCACTTCGAACCGGCCGATCTGAACCCCCTCTGCGAAAAGATGGTGACGCTCTTCACGCCCCAGGCGAATGTAAAAAGGATTCGACTGCAGCTCGACCTGGATCCTGAACCCTGCATATTCCCAATGGATGAGGAAAAGATCAGACAGGTCATCCTGAACCTCCTTTCCAATGCCGTCGAGTTCACTCCCAACAATGGAACCATCACACTGAAAACGCGGCGGTTGATTCAGCCCGGACAGCCGCCGGGCTTCCTCCTCGAAGTTCAGGATTCAGGCGCAGGAATCAACCCCGAACTCTTCGGCAGGATCTTCGATCCCTATTTCACCACCAAACACAGAAGCTCCATCCGCCAAGGAACCGGCCTGGGACTGTTCATCGCTCAACGAAACGTCCAGGACCACAGCGGCACCATCGAGGTAGAGAGCCGCCCGGGCCGCGGAGCACGCTTTGTCATCCATCTTCCGGAACATAAAGAAACCCCTTCCCCTGAAACAGTACATTCATCCGCCTTTTTTCAAAAAAGCAATTCCCAATAA
- the aspS gene encoding aspartate--tRNA ligase, with the protein MQIDSMSTWQRTHSCGKLRASNHGEEVILMGWVNSRRDLGQLIFIDLRDREGITQIVFDPQADAESHAKAHILRNEWVLAVRGEVVNRLEGQENKQIPTGGIEVRALELKILNHTETPPFQVDGAVDGSETLRLKHRYLELRRPQMLATFKKRHRIAAFIREYLNRMGFLEVETPFLTKSTPEGARDYLVPSRVNRGCFYALPQSPQLFKQLLMVAGFERYYQIVRCFRDEDLRADRQPEFTQVDLEMSFATEETVMSVFEGLMIDLFQEVQGVEIPAPIGRMDYREAMETYGTDRPDLRFGMEIRDLTEHARKTDFRVFRDTAAGGGVIKAIRVPGGAAAFSRKNLDELGTLAVEWGAKGLAWAKITPDGWQSPLDKFLKSEEKGAINASMEAQPGDLILCVAHERSIVNEVLGRMRTHIARERNLIPSDRWSFLWVTRFPLFEFDEAEDRLAAVHHPFTSPLEEDVAVLETDPLAARARAYDLVLNGSEIGGGSVRIHRLDLQQQIFKLLGISPEQAQAKFGFLLEALRYGAPPHAGMAIGFDRLVALMTGAQSLREVIAFPKTTSASCLLTEAPSEVDPRQLSELGLALVAEEEADQ; encoded by the coding sequence ATGCAAATCGACTCCATGAGCACCTGGCAGAGAACCCACAGCTGCGGGAAACTGCGTGCATCCAACCACGGCGAAGAAGTGATCCTGATGGGCTGGGTCAACAGCCGCAGGGACCTTGGACAGCTGATCTTCATCGATCTCAGGGACCGGGAAGGAATCACCCAGATCGTCTTCGACCCGCAGGCGGATGCCGAAAGCCATGCCAAGGCGCACATTCTGAGGAACGAGTGGGTCCTGGCCGTGCGGGGCGAGGTCGTCAACCGCCTGGAAGGGCAGGAAAACAAGCAGATTCCCACAGGCGGTATAGAGGTTCGAGCCCTCGAGCTGAAGATCTTGAACCACACCGAAACCCCTCCTTTCCAGGTCGACGGCGCCGTCGACGGTTCGGAGACCCTGCGCCTGAAACATCGCTATCTCGAACTGCGGCGGCCCCAGATGTTGGCCACCTTCAAGAAACGGCACCGCATCGCGGCATTTATCCGCGAATATCTCAACCGGATGGGCTTTCTGGAGGTGGAGACCCCCTTTCTGACGAAGAGCACCCCGGAGGGAGCCCGCGACTACCTGGTTCCCAGCCGTGTCAACCGCGGATGCTTCTACGCCCTTCCCCAGTCCCCTCAGCTTTTCAAGCAGCTCCTGATGGTGGCGGGCTTCGAACGGTACTACCAGATCGTACGCTGCTTCCGCGACGAGGATCTGCGCGCGGACCGCCAGCCGGAATTCACCCAGGTGGACCTGGAGATGTCGTTCGCTACGGAAGAGACGGTCATGTCGGTCTTCGAAGGCCTGATGATCGACCTTTTTCAGGAGGTCCAAGGGGTCGAGATCCCGGCACCCATCGGCCGCATGGACTACCGGGAGGCCATGGAGACCTACGGCACGGACCGGCCGGACCTGCGTTTCGGAATGGAGATCCGGGACCTGACGGAGCACGCCCGCAAAACGGATTTCAGGGTGTTCCGGGACACTGCCGCCGGGGGCGGTGTGATCAAGGCCATCCGGGTGCCTGGAGGAGCCGCCGCCTTTTCGCGGAAAAACCTGGATGAACTGGGAACCCTCGCCGTAGAATGGGGGGCAAAAGGCCTGGCCTGGGCCAAAATCACTCCTGACGGCTGGCAATCGCCCCTGGATAAATTTCTGAAGTCAGAAGAGAAAGGGGCCATCAACGCATCGATGGAAGCCCAGCCGGGGGACTTGATCCTTTGCGTGGCCCACGAGCGGAGCATTGTGAACGAGGTCCTCGGGCGGATGCGCACCCATATCGCCCGGGAACGCAACCTCATCCCGTCCGACCGCTGGTCCTTCCTTTGGGTCACCCGCTTCCCGCTCTTCGAATTCGATGAGGCCGAGGACCGCCTCGCGGCCGTCCATCACCCTTTCACATCGCCGCTCGAAGAAGACGTCGCAGTCCTTGAAACCGATCCGCTGGCAGCGCGGGCACGGGCCTATGACCTCGTTCTGAACGGTTCGGAGATCGGCGGCGGAAGCGTGAGGATCCATCGCCTCGATCTCCAGCAGCAGATTTTCAAGCTCCTTGGAATCAGCCCCGAACAGGCTCAGGCGAAATTCGGGTTCCTCCTGGAGGCCCTCCGGTACGGTGCACCGCCCCATGCCGGGATGGCCATCGGGTTCGATCGCCTGGTTGCCCTGATGACTGGAGCGCAGTCCCTTCGGGAGGTCATTGCCTTCCCGAAGACCACCAGCGCCTCGTGCCTTCTGACCGAGGCACCTTCGGAAGTAGACCCAAGGCAACTCAGCGAACTCGGCTTGGCCCTTGTCGCTGAGGAGGAAGCGGATCAATGA
- the dxs gene encoding 1-deoxy-D-xylulose-5-phosphate synthase, producing the protein MSENQKETTKRLKDVHSPADLKRLPIKALEELAQEIRRTIIETVSRTGGHLAPSLGVVELTLALHYVFDAPRDKIIWDVGHQSYAHKLITGRREQFHTLRTLGGISGFPKRAESPYDTFDTGHSSTSISAGLGIATAFKIYGKRNKVIAVIGDGSMTAGMAFEGLNQAGHTERDLIVVLNDNDMSISPNVGAFSSFLSRKMTGRRFVGVKKDLERFIGSLPGVGESVLNLVRKSEDSFMTFFTPGMLFEAFKFKYIGPINGHRLDRLIETFENTKHLDGPVLVHALTVKGKGYEPAEKDPCHYHGVGCFEIATGTPSSGAAKPAPTYTEVFGRAMMDLGARDERLFAITAAMPEGTGLVEFAEKYPERFMDVGIAEQHAVTFAAGLATEGLRPVVAVYSTFLQRAYDQIIHDVCLPNLPVTFAIDRGGLVGEDGPTHHGMFDLGYLRMLPNMTVMAPKDENELWHMLYTALEQPGPVAVRYPRGVGTGAPIEADFHRIDIGRGELLKEGKDLLIVAIGSMVAPSMAAARLLQEKGVAAGVFNARFVKPLDERIAQLAEDCGHVLVVEENALQGGFGSAVLELLSDKGLDGVRIKRMGLPDRFVEHGPAAVLRERCGLFAEGIAGEALEWRTGKSDRSGE; encoded by the coding sequence ATGAGCGAGAATCAGAAAGAAACGACCAAGCGGCTCAAGGACGTCCATTCTCCTGCTGATTTAAAAAGGCTCCCCATCAAGGCGTTGGAGGAACTGGCGCAGGAGATTCGCAGAACCATCATCGAGACCGTATCCAGGACCGGTGGGCATCTGGCGCCGAGCCTCGGGGTGGTGGAATTGACTTTGGCGCTTCACTATGTATTCGACGCGCCAAGGGACAAGATCATCTGGGATGTGGGTCATCAGTCCTACGCCCACAAACTGATCACCGGCCGTCGCGAACAGTTCCACACGCTGCGTACACTCGGCGGCATCAGCGGCTTTCCTAAACGCGCCGAAAGCCCTTATGACACCTTCGACACTGGCCACAGCAGCACGTCGATCTCGGCCGGGCTCGGAATCGCGACGGCCTTCAAGATATATGGAAAGCGCAACAAGGTCATCGCCGTCATCGGCGACGGTTCCATGACGGCCGGCATGGCCTTCGAAGGGCTCAATCAGGCGGGCCACACGGAGCGGGACCTGATCGTGGTCCTGAATGACAACGATATGTCCATATCTCCCAACGTGGGGGCCTTTTCCTCTTTTCTGAGCCGCAAGATGACAGGCAGGCGCTTCGTGGGGGTGAAGAAGGATCTCGAGCGGTTCATCGGATCGCTGCCCGGTGTCGGGGAGAGCGTGTTGAACCTGGTCCGGAAGAGCGAGGACTCCTTCATGACCTTTTTTACGCCCGGCATGCTTTTCGAGGCCTTCAAATTCAAGTATATCGGTCCGATCAACGGCCACCGCCTCGATCGGCTGATCGAAACCTTCGAAAACACGAAGCACCTCGACGGTCCGGTGCTGGTGCATGCCCTGACCGTCAAGGGGAAGGGCTACGAACCGGCCGAAAAGGATCCATGCCATTACCATGGCGTCGGGTGCTTCGAGATTGCAACCGGAACCCCTTCATCCGGCGCAGCCAAGCCGGCCCCGACCTATACCGAGGTCTTCGGGCGGGCCATGATGGATTTGGGTGCGAGGGACGAGCGGCTCTTCGCGATTACCGCGGCCATGCCGGAGGGGACCGGGCTTGTGGAGTTCGCGGAAAAGTACCCTGAGCGGTTCATGGATGTCGGGATTGCGGAGCAGCACGCCGTCACATTCGCAGCCGGATTGGCGACCGAAGGGCTCAGACCGGTCGTCGCGGTTTACTCGACGTTTCTGCAGCGCGCCTACGACCAGATCATCCATGATGTCTGCCTTCCCAATCTCCCCGTCACCTTTGCCATAGACCGGGGAGGGCTGGTCGGGGAGGACGGTCCGACCCATCATGGGATGTTCGACCTCGGCTATTTGAGGATGCTGCCGAATATGACCGTCATGGCCCCCAAGGACGAAAACGAATTGTGGCACATGCTTTACACCGCCCTGGAGCAACCGGGGCCTGTGGCGGTGCGTTATCCGCGGGGTGTGGGGACAGGAGCCCCGATCGAAGCGGATTTTCACCGGATCGACATAGGCCGCGGGGAATTGCTGAAGGAAGGAAAGGATCTCCTGATCGTCGCTATAGGAAGCATGGTGGCGCCTTCCATGGCAGCCGCCCGACTGCTGCAGGAAAAGGGGGTCGCCGCCGGGGTCTTCAATGCCCGCTTTGTCAAGCCTCTGGATGAGCGGATCGCGCAGCTTGCCGAGGACTGCGGTCATGTGTTGGTTGTCGAGGAGAATGCCCTCCAGGGGGGCTTCGGCTCCGCTGTCCTGGAACTGCTGAGCGACAAAGGGCTCGACGGTGTGCGGATCAAACGGATGGGCCTCCCGGACCGCTTTGTGGAACATGGACCCGCGGCCGTGCTGAGAGAACGCTGCGGCCTTTTTGCAGAAGGGATTGCCGGCGAGGCTCTGGAGTGGCGGACGGGAAAGAGCGATCGCTCCGGCGAATGA
- the hisS gene encoding histidine--tRNA ligase translates to MEFATIKGFKDILPEEIPYWQETEAVARRTFQVSGFQEIRTPLIEAKELFARSIGEETDIVSKEMYTFQDSKGRGLSLRPEATASVVRAYIQNRLYQQDPVQKLFTIGPMFRHERPQKGRFRQFHQINAEFFGDPGPKSDAEIIVLAESLFHAFGLRDLTLLVNSLGCPTCRPDFRAELQIYLQDREDKLCTDCRRRSHTNPLRVLDCKVPGCRETVADAPLILDVLCDDCRRHLEGLQEYLDLSGVEYTRAPRLVRGLDYYTRTTFEFQTERLGAQNAVAGGGRYDGLVQQLGGPDLPAIGFAVGAERLIALLQELRPCPAGKPDLFLAALGEAAEKTCFGWATALRRAGFWAEMGYGFKGLKAQMKKADKLGVSTALILGENELAEGQAVLRDMQSGRQETIGTRDIVPLLVKRLTENPISRA, encoded by the coding sequence TTGGAATTTGCGACCATTAAAGGATTCAAAGATATCCTGCCTGAAGAAATACCTTACTGGCAGGAGACCGAGGCCGTTGCGCGCCGGACATTCCAGGTATCGGGTTTTCAGGAAATCCGCACCCCGTTGATCGAGGCGAAGGAGCTTTTTGCCCGCAGCATCGGCGAGGAGACCGACATCGTTTCGAAGGAGATGTACACCTTCCAGGACAGCAAAGGGCGAGGGCTCTCGCTGCGTCCGGAGGCCACCGCTTCGGTCGTCCGGGCCTACATCCAGAACCGTCTCTACCAACAGGATCCCGTTCAGAAGCTGTTCACCATTGGCCCGATGTTTCGCCATGAACGGCCGCAGAAGGGCCGGTTCCGGCAGTTCCATCAGATCAACGCCGAATTTTTCGGGGACCCCGGGCCCAAGAGCGACGCGGAAATCATCGTCCTCGCCGAATCGCTTTTCCACGCCTTTGGACTGCGGGACCTCACGCTGCTGGTCAACTCCCTCGGCTGCCCGACCTGCCGCCCCGATTTCCGGGCGGAGCTGCAGATCTATCTTCAGGACCGCGAGGACAAGCTTTGTACGGACTGCCGTCGGAGAAGCCACACCAACCCGCTGCGCGTCCTCGACTGCAAAGTACCCGGGTGCCGGGAGACCGTGGCGGACGCCCCCCTGATCCTCGATGTGCTGTGTGATGACTGCCGCAGGCACCTCGAAGGGCTTCAGGAATACCTGGACCTGTCGGGGGTGGAATACACCCGGGCCCCGCGTCTGGTCCGCGGCCTCGATTACTACACCCGGACAACCTTCGAGTTTCAGACCGAGCGGCTCGGCGCCCAGAATGCGGTTGCCGGGGGAGGCCGCTACGACGGACTGGTCCAGCAGCTCGGGGGGCCCGACCTGCCTGCCATCGGTTTTGCGGTGGGAGCCGAAAGGCTGATTGCTCTCCTCCAGGAGCTGCGCCCCTGCCCGGCCGGGAAGCCGGATCTCTTCTTGGCCGCCTTGGGCGAAGCGGCCGAAAAGACCTGCTTCGGCTGGGCAACCGCCTTGCGCAGGGCAGGGTTTTGGGCGGAGATGGGTTACGGCTTCAAAGGGCTCAAGGCCCAAATGAAGAAGGCCGACAAGCTGGGGGTTTCGACCGCACTCATCCTGGGGGAAAACGAGCTCGCCGAAGGGCAGGCCGTCCTCCGGGATATGCAAAGCGGCCGGCAGGAAACGATCGGCACCCGCGATATCGTCCCGCTGCTCGTCAAACGGCTTACCGAAAATCCCATTTCCCGCGCATAA
- a CDS encoding PxxKW family cysteine-rich protein: MLCTTVKEGVECAFMEKKGCQFNGGSCHPIVEQCEGCQRIKEFPTGKYCAVFPDPAAKWRFSKCNMATHVKEAPKKADAKINPLKASKRGKH; the protein is encoded by the coding sequence ATGCTTTGCACAACCGTAAAGGAAGGCGTCGAGTGCGCCTTTATGGAGAAGAAGGGCTGCCAGTTCAATGGAGGCAGCTGCCATCCCATCGTCGAGCAGTGTGAGGGCTGCCAGAGGATCAAAGAATTCCCCACCGGGAAATACTGCGCCGTCTTTCCCGATCCTGCAGCGAAATGGCGCTTCTCGAAATGCAATATGGCCACCCACGTGAAAGAAGCCCCCAAGAAAGCGGACGCCAAGATCAACCCCCTGAAGGCTTCCAAACGCGGAAAACACTGA
- a CDS encoding polyprenyl synthetase family protein yields the protein MPDASVFDFKGYLKAKRDMVDRALRGMFPAPEGLAADIVDAMTYSLFAGGKRLRPILCITGAEVVGGSGAAVLPVACALECIHTYSLIHDDLPVMDDDDLRRGKPTSHKVYGEALALLAGDGLLTEAFDIMTRAELITGLPVDRLLRAIHVIAHASGYNGMVGGQVVDIQMEGRTADPAIVDFIHRHKTGDLITAAIVSGAVLGGGAEKDVAALESYGRKIGMAFQISDDILDIEGDQEIMGKPIGSDAAKQKMTYPALLGLEEARRVQKGLVEGAVEVIADFDQAAEPLRHLAAYIIQRKR from the coding sequence ATGCCTGATGCATCCGTCTTTGATTTCAAGGGCTATTTAAAGGCGAAGAGAGACATGGTGGACAGGGCGCTGCGGGGGATGTTCCCTGCGCCGGAAGGGCTCGCGGCGGACATCGTGGATGCGATGACGTACAGCCTTTTCGCAGGAGGCAAGCGCCTCCGGCCCATCCTTTGCATCACCGGGGCCGAGGTGGTAGGCGGCAGCGGAGCGGCTGTCTTGCCGGTCGCCTGCGCCTTGGAGTGCATTCACACCTATTCTCTGATCCACGACGATCTGCCGGTCATGGACGATGACGATCTCAGGCGGGGAAAGCCCACCAGCCACAAGGTGTACGGCGAGGCCTTGGCGCTTCTCGCCGGAGACGGTCTGCTGACGGAGGCGTTCGACATCATGACCCGGGCGGAGCTGATCACGGGGCTTCCCGTCGACCGGCTGCTGCGGGCGATCCATGTCATCGCGCATGCATCCGGCTATAACGGCATGGTCGGGGGGCAGGTCGTCGATATTCAGATGGAAGGCCGGACGGCGGACCCCGCGATCGTCGATTTCATCCACCGGCACAAGACCGGTGATCTGATTACGGCGGCCATTGTCTCGGGGGCCGTCCTCGGAGGCGGAGCCGAAAAGGATGTGGCCGCCCTCGAAAGCTACGGGCGGAAGATCGGTATGGCCTTTCAGATTTCTGACGATATCCTCGATATCGAGGGGGATCAGGAGATCATGGGCAAACCGATCGGAAGCGATGCGGCCAAGCAGAAAATGACCTACCCGGCCCTTTTGGGTTTGGAGGAGGCGAGGCGGGTCCAGAAGGGGCTCGTGGAGGGAGCGGTCGAGGTCATCGCGGATTTCGATCAGGCTGCGGAACCCCTGCGGCATTTGGCCGCCTACATCATCCAGAGAAAGAGATGA